In the Carettochelys insculpta isolate YL-2023 chromosome 6, ASM3395843v1, whole genome shotgun sequence genome, cagtgacctctgaaggtcccttccagccctctgagaTAGGTTCCTCAGaggggatttcctggcaaaacttgtgAACAGGTcaagtctacacataaaagcagactgaaagggttagctgctctgtcaacagagagcagtcaggcTGCCccgccctctcttgacagaacagctgactggaagccctGCAAACAGGCTTGTCTGGTGAACCACAAGCCCTGTTGACCTAAGGACAGCGAAACATCTAGGCGGCTCTTTCGccaacaaaacaggaagaagtataatgctgccagtggatgtgccaggttttgtcgccaaactgttgacaaagtgcatttgccaTGTAGATGCCTGGCAtgcctgtggatgggggggggggatttTGCCTGCCCCCACCCGCTCCGCCCAATCATAGCAGCTcctctttgcttccctgcagtTGTCCTTCCAAGGACATGCCCCCGAGCCCTGGCCTACAGGTTACTCAGGGttgtccttcccccaccccgaAAACGAGGAGGCGGGGTCCTACACCTACTCCCGCCCACGAGAAATTGCGCGAGCTGCCTGTATCGTCTCGGGTACGGCACCGCAGCCCCGACCCCATGTGTTAGGGCGCCACACAGGACGAGGCACGTGCCGCAGCTAGGCACGCGGGCGGGACAGAGGATGACGACCCTGCGGCCCCATTGGCTGAGGGTGACGACTCTGCTGCCCCATTGGCCGCCTTTCAGAACAGGACACCGCCCTCCGGCTCCCCGAGCCACACAGGTTCGGCCTTTCCGCCGCCCGAGGGAGACTCCTCGAGCGTGAACGCGCGCGCGGACGCATTCCCTACGCCTCCCACTTAGCCGTTGCGGTTCAAGGCAGCGAGTGAATCCGGATGCTGGAGAACTTCACTTTCCCCTCCGCGCATGTGCAAAGTCCGGCCGCATCCGCGCCGTCATCCGGCTCTGCGCCTGCGCGCTTCCTCGCCCCGCCCCTCTTTCAAAGGGCGGCGGGAACGGAAGGGCGCCCGCTGGGTCAGGCCCGAGTGCGGGGAGGTGGAGGCGGCTTCTCGGGGGCCAGCGGACCAGGCTTCGGCTCCAACGCAGAGCGGCCCGCTGGGCTCTTTTCGCCGCCGGCGACGGGGCGGGGGCTGCTCCCCGGCTGCCGGGCTCCTGCGAAGTGTGTGGGGGCGCCGCGACGGCCGCTCGGGGACGCACCTCCGGTCCCCGGCAGCCGCGCGGCCCTCCCCGCCCGTGGCCTCGCGCTGCACGGACTGGCCATGGAGAGCGAAACCTCCAGGATACCGGTCTATAGCTGCCGCCACCGCCTCCCCACAGGTCAGCGGCGCCGGGCGGCCGAGCGCCTCGTTCTGCGGGGCGCGCTTCAGTCCCTGCTCACGGGCCCGCGCGTCCCCCTGCTTACCTCCTCGGAGTGCGGCGGGGACAGCcgtgccagggggctgcagcgaGGTGTTATTGCCTGTTTCTTGCACCCACCCGTAGTCCCTTGGAAGATGTTACACATTGTTTCACAGTACAAGTCACATCTCTTTCGTTGGTCGAGCACCTGTTTGTGTGTCAAAACCATAGGACGAGGGAGAGAGTGTGCACAACTGTCAGCTCTGATTGATTGGGAAAACAGGCTGGTGGGAAAGAATACAACTCCTTTCACTTCTAGGAGTACATGGGCCTGGGCAGAATTCTCTTAGAAGAGGCACTTAGGCGTTTTGGTTTCAGAAGATGATATAGATCTTAGCTTCCTAGAGTATCTCTGAACAGTTGGACAACTGATCATTGATATAATTTAGTAAAATCATGAGTATCTCTTAATCTGTAGAATGCTTTTCATCTTACTAACAACTGCTATAGGTCCTCCTATATTATTTTGCATCCTTAACTGATAAAACAGAAAACCCTTAGTGTGCCATCTTCACCTGTTCACAATCTCTTGAAACTTCTGTTTTGGTCAGAAACTCTCCATGCTTTGCCTCTTAGGTTTGTGTTCGCTCCATGTGTTTttagtgtgggggggggggaagataataaatgtatttaaaaaaaaaaagaaaagtcaatGCATGTCAGTTTGTTACTGGTTAGGTCAGTTTCCAGAAAGCATATACTGCTGGCCTTGCAATTTGGCTTTAAATTTTACAGCATAGTAGATATCTCACATTTGTAACGTAGcttactgtttttaaaatggcAGCTTTCATCATTGCTGAGCTTTTTAAATCTACTGTTGGTCGAGTACTAGTGCAGTTCAACCAGTGGTAGCAATACTGTCAGAGCCAGCTTAAGCCAAGTGAAATCATCTTAACCACAGTTTTGTCTCTTTGCTTAGAGGATGGCTAAATATAATGGTCAAAACCTGTCTGTGGCTGCTTCACAATAATGCTCCTATTGCTAACAAGCAGCTGCACTTTGGGAGTGTTTGAGGTGAACAAGGCTTTCCATTAGTCAGAATATCAGATATTAGAGTGGGTTCAGAGTATCATGAGTCTCTTTATATTCAGAGAAAATGCTTTCTGATGAcctgatgtgattttttttaaatgtcaaaaatCTGTAGCTTCTTAAATCAAATTAGGTCATCTGACCCTTACAAATTTTAAATAGATCTGTTTTTCATTCCACATTGAGCAACTATGGCTATCAAAGCAGTGTTCATGTACTTGCCTGATGTTGAAATCATTGTCAGTCATTAAACCTGGGTGTCAAGCCATCCCACTAAGTACTGAACTGGTAAACTGCATTCTAAAAAGTCTTACAATAGCCCAGccagaggttgtttttttttttcctccccactcTGTGCCTGTTTCCTTTTCAGAATTTGGAGACTGTAGGGGTGGGGTACTACTTGAGGAATCACTTGTATGTTAACATCTCACTCCAACACAGTGGTGCCTGAAAGAAATTTAACAATtgccacacacaccctccagccAGGCACTCCCCCCAGGCCCAAACTGTCAGTGACTTGCCAGAGCCGTAAGCTACCCAGCCCCAAACTGTTCCACGGCCCCGagcaagctgcaggaggagccattGCTGCTGTCACACACTTTGCCCCACCACTGGGTGGGACATGGAGGGcactccacatgtgcagctctaacAAGCTGCTTCACCACACTGCATTATCCAGTTTGCCACATTCGACACCGCCACTCTAACAATATGTTAAATAATGGTGCCTAAGTTCAAGATTTCTATGCACGTGTGGAAGCTGCAGGACTCTCGTTAATTTCTCACATTGTTCTGTGATGTGTATCTTGTTGCAGACACGCAGCCACCAGTTCCATCAAAGAAACAACATGGCAACAAAACAGCTAAGCCAGAATTCAGCAAAACTCCCAATTTCAATTTTAGCTCAAACATTCCAGAGGATGGTGTGTTCAAAGCCAAAAACCAAAGGTAAATGGAAAGTAGATTCACTGACAAACTTCAGGTTTTTAGCCATCTAAAAAATATCCAAAAGGTACTCTACTCAGTACCAAAAATATACGTAGAAAATCAGACTTTTGGTGAGTTGATAATTGGTATGGCAAAATGCTATATGCTTTGATAGTAACGATACTTCCACCATTTCAGTTTCTGTAGGtctaccaagaaagcagaaccCCTTTCTAAAAAGACAGCAGCAATTGCACGAGGGTAAGTTGGTACAAAAAACCCTTCCCAAATAGTACTATTTGCTGTGCTGATGTGCCCCATACTTATATGGTAATTGACAGCATGATCTCATTCATATGCTGATGTCCAACAATAAATTCCAGATACATGGAGCCCAAAACAAGCTAATGGTTAGTACGATGCACACTTCATCTTTCAAGATAAGTAGTTACGTTATTGCAGGTGCATTGAATGTTATCTGATGTTTCTTGGCTGAACAGGCCAAAAGTGGAAGTTGATTCAGGGAAAAGAAACCGTAACATCTTCCTCTTCATGTTTTAACCAAATAATTATCTGAATGCTAACCATAAACAGGCATCTAATAAATCCTTGGTGATGACTCTCTATAGACCCCTGAGCCGATACAAATTGGAGACAGAGCTAAAGACAAAGAACCAGTTGTTGGAAATAGCTAAACAGCAACTGCACTCAAAGCTGACAGGTGCACAGGTAAAAAGCAGTCCACATTTAAAAAGTGGTAAGTACTAGATCAGCATCTAAGAACTTATCTCCAGTGCACTGGGAGCAGGTAGGGCTGCTAATGGGGAAGAAGGTGGGAGGAAGCAGAAGGAATATTTTCAGAGGTTCTAATGATTAACTTGTGTGGTACTGATAGGGCACAATAAAAGAATTGAAAGAAAAGAATGAAGTTCTGGAAGAAGAAGTCCAAAAGCTAAAGAAATTTCAAGACAGCTGGATGGTGATTTTAGAAAGCAGAAATATTGATCCAGGTAAAGACTGTTGTAGTTCTAAGCATGAGCTGGAGAACTAGCTCCCACTTTCCACCCATACAGTTAATCTGTACCCTCATTCTTCAGGAACAAGCTTTTTGTTGTAACCAGGGAGTTCATTTGACAGTCATTCTTGACCTTAAAGTAGCAGAGACTTTCTTATAGCATAATTGCTCTGGGCTGAAAGAGAAGTTGTTTCATCTGGTTGTCTGCTTACTGCGGATGAACCGGATTCAGAGTTCCCTAGCATACTTGATTTGCTCTTAGTATGCAGGTTTAGAAGGTGATAGACCTCACCTTCACTCTGTTAATTCACTTCACTAACAACTAGAGGGGAGTGGTATGGGTAACTACTGAAGAAGCTTATGGAAGTATTTTATAAACCAGTTACAGGCAATGAAATCTTGGAGACAGAAGATATGAAGGAGTGTCAGAAGCAAACAAGGGTGAGTGTATGTCAGAAGGGAATGGGGTTAAACAGACTTTGTTTACTAGAAGTTATGAATTGATAGAAGCAATTGCTGTGTGGTGCAGAACCTGGATAAACCAGTTTCTTTGGGGTTTTCTTCAGTTGCTGACAGAGAAGCTTAAAGAAGAACTAAGAATATTCAGCCAAATAGCTGCAAAACAGAAAGAAGAGCTTCAGGTAAGGCAACCCCTTGCTTCATCCCCAACCAGGCAGTTGAAtatatgggtgtggccaagtttcctgtagtcccataatgtttgtttatagtcaccaaTCCTGTATCTCAGTGTAgctgaaattctgttttccatGGCTCTCTTTGAACAAACCAATGAACTTGAGCAAAATTTTTATTCTGTCTTCAGATGTAAATATTTGTAGAATAAGGACATTCTGCGTGGTACTAAGTTCCCAAAAATCACAGAGAGATTACAGCTAAAATGTATGGTGTCACTGAAATTAACTGCCATCTCAGTTTAGTTTAAGATCTACTATAATCAGAGAATTGGGATTAAATGTAGGTAGAACTTGAACTTGAGTCCTCCAAAGGAAAAAGAATGATGTGTCAGGAAGCTAATGGAGAGGAGTGTGGGAATGGCACTAGTAGTATTCTGGAAGTGCAAAGTTACACATCTGTTGAAGTTCCTGGCAACTAGTGTCACTAAAAATCTGATGACCCTATTAATGACAGATGTTAGACTTCATGGGAGCAAGGATGTTCCTGTAGTTTGGGTACTTGCCAGGAACTCAGACTTGGGTCCAACTGTCTCCTCTGCCATAGACTTCCTGTGGGATTTTGAGCATGACATCTGGACTCTGCCTCAGTTGCCAATCTGTACAATAAGGAGAAAAGTACTTAACTTTTTTATGGGGGTACTGAGAATAAATTAGGCTGCaaggtgctcagatgctacaATAAGGCCCATAAAACGAGCACAGGTATGGCCAAATTTCAGATACCTCTGAATCAGTATTTCACAAGTGGCTTTTCAGGGTGAGAAATCCTGCTGTGGTAAGTTCAGAATACCCAAAGTTCCTTAAACTGGGATCTTTGAGTTATCTTTGATTCAGCTGGATAGAGACAAAAATATAGTTGTGCTCTCACTTGATTTTTTTCAGGAGTTATGTTACCAGTGGCTAAAATTCAACAGGATGtcttagtaaaaaaaaaaaaaattggtgctTTAATGAGGAGATGACAAGAAATGGGCATGAAGCAAAGTAGTCTACCTGGTCAGGCTTGACTTACAAAACATCCATGTGCTTTTAGGTCTGCTTTCTCATACATATTTGTAACAGCCCCTATTGTGCACTAATTTGCTCTTTCAATATAGACAGCAACAGCTATGTGGAAACTGGCAGAGAATGATCGAAACAATTTCCTGGAGAAGCAGCCATCCTTTCAGAAAGAAATAGAGGAGTatgctgccactgctggtcaGGTGGAGCTCCTCTTGGATACATGAGGAATAAGGACTAATCCTTGTGTCATGTTTGTGCCTTCATCAGCTTCACCTTACACGTGACTATTCAGAACCATGGTTTACAGTAAACAAAGGAATTGAAGATTGTTGGGTCACAGAGTTTACCAGAATTTTTTTAAGCAGACTGATGAACCTAATTGATGTATTAAAAGTCCTTCCACCTTAGCAGGTTCTCCTTTATAGCATAACTAACTTTTTTTACTTTTTGTACACGTcctctacttttaaaaaaaaaaaatcaagccttgTGACTATACCTCTTTTGCTAGGACGCATTTTAAGATGTAAAATAGAGACGTGTCCCTAttttggggcggggcaggggagaagcTTCCTCTCTGGGCTTGTTTTAATGTCTGTGCTGTTCCTCAACTGTACTTTTAAATTCTAATAAACTCATTACCCTCACTGGGGTTGTAGATTAAGTGGCGTTTCTCGCACCACTTTCTCAAGATGCTGTTCTTGCTCTCCtacctccctcctgcctccactCTCTTCCCTTATCGCTGCACCTAGCAGCAGCCACCGCTCGCCCCTAAGCAGCACAGCGGGCTCGGACCgtgagctgcctgcctgtctcGGAGCCGGCTGCACTTCAGTGAACGAGAAGCCCCGGCTAACAGGGGACTCAGGGGAGCAGCGGCGGCAGCGCCGGGGATTCTCCCCGCCCgcgtggggctgggcctgtgtgCGCCCTGCCGGCTGATTGGTCGGTGGTGGGGGCGCGGCGGGCCTGAGCCCGGCCTCAGCGTAGGCCTGGGGAGACATGGCGGCGGCGGCGCTGGGGCAGGCGGCGGGGAGAGCCGCGGGCAGGGCGCGGCGCCGCctcttgctggggctgctgcggAGGGGCTGCGCTGGGGTCGCGGTGGATGACACGGTCAATGGGCTGAGCGAGGAGCAGCGACAGGTAGAGCAGCGCCGACGGCCCTGTGCCGCCCGTGTCCCGCCTGCGGGcgggctgccagccctccctccGCTGCTCGTGGGGCGCGCCCCGTCTGTGACCTCCGTCCTCGGCCGTCCCCAGCGCGCCTGGCAAGCCGCTCAGCGGCGACCCCCCGGTGTGCTAACGGGGGCGTGGTGCAAGGCAGCCGGGTCACTGGGAGCGTGGGCCCCTCGAAACTGAACTGCTGAGGTTTGGTCTTGGCTCTTGGTGTGGTGGCGAGGGAGCCCTCAGACTGCTCTGCGGTTTTTGTGGTGATTGATGTGTGCTGGTCTCTATCCCTGCTTCTCCTGGAACCAAATCTCAAAACAACAGGTCGGGGGTTTGCAGGggaccagtaaaaaaaaaaagttactgttgCCACTTTTTGGCCCTTCCACAGTCACCAGTGATCCCAAGTCATTATCATGCCAGTTGCATCCGTCTCCATAAAGACAAGGGGCACCCTAGCCTAGAGCTTGAGTGACCAAGTTCAGTTCCTTGCTCTGCTACAAACGTGCCTTGTAGCCCTGGGCAAATCTCTTACCCTcttggtgcctcagttcccctctgTAAAGAATGGGGAGTATAACACTTCCCTACTTCTCTGTGATATGTGAGGGTAAAGCAAAGGATGTGAAGCAGTCTTCTGTGGTTTTTGTAACTGCCTGGCTTTTATGTATGTTTATTACTGGCTTGTGCACATCATAAACATGTATCTAGGAGACTGCACTATTACTCCGTAGACTCTGCCCATCAGGTCTCAGGCTTTTTGGACAGAGAA is a window encoding:
- the KNSTRN gene encoding small kinetochore-associated protein, encoding MLENFTFPSAHVQSPAASAPSSGSAPARFLAPPLFQRAAGTEGRPLGQARVRGGGGGFSGASGPGFGSNAERPAGLFSPPATGRGLLPGCRAPAKCVGAPRRPLGDAPPVPGSRAALPARGLALHGLAMESETSRIPVYSCRHRLPTDTQPPVPSKKQHGNKTAKPEFSKTPNFNFSSNIPEDGVFKAKNQSFCRSTKKAEPLSKKTAAIARGPLSRYKLETELKTKNQLLEIAKQQLHSKLTGAQGTIKELKEKNEVLEEEVQKLKKFQDSWMVILESRNIDPVTGNEILETEDMKECQKQTRLLTEKLKEELRIFSQIAAKQKEELQTATAMWKLAENDRNNFLEKQPSFQKEIEEYAATAGQVELLLDT